CCACCTTTTGCAAAGCTTTTGCAAAAGAATGCGCAATTTTGCCGCAGCCCAAAATCCCCCAGCGAACCCGTTTCATATCAGTCGTCATTGCAATAGAATCAACGAGCTCACAAAAGATTTCCAATCAAATTCAGACATAGGAAATAGATTCCCCAGTTTCCAGGCACAGCCAACACGCGTATTTCCCAGTCATAATAATACACGCAAATGAACGTAAATTGACGGTTCCAAATCGCCGTCCCTTCAGCCTCAGCGAACAGGCTGCCCGCTATTTCTGTAAAGCGTAGCGAATCACCTCAGGGCAATTCGTCGTAATCGAAGTCACACCAAACGAAGCATAACGCCGCGCATCCACAGGATCGTCCACGGTCCAGATGTTTAAATCGATGTCTGCTTCCAAGATCGCCTTCACCATTTCGCGATTGATCCCCGAGTGACACCGCAAGCCGATTCCATCCACGTTGGTGTCCACCACCGTGTCGAGCACATCCGCAAGTTTCAGTTTAGAACGCCCCAGCCAATTCGATTTAACATCGATCAACCAATACACGCCCAGCCCAGGCCGCTGCGCCTTCAGTGCTCGCACCATCTCGAGATCAAATGTAATCAGCACAATTTGCTTCAGCGCCACCGAAGCGGCGTCGAGCACCTCAAACAAAGGCACTAAAATCTCCGCCCCCGTCTTCAGCTCAATCAAAACCTTCTTCCCCGCATGCACATTCGCCAACCACTCACTCAGCAGCGGAATGCGCTCTCCCTTAAAATTTGCCAACTTTTTCAGCCCCACATCCAACTGTGCCAACTCTTCGTAAGTATGCGCCTCGACTGATAAATTTCGTTCTGCCACCCGCTCCGTATCAGCATCGTGAATGCACACCACCTGGCAATCCGCAGTCAGGCGCACATCACATTCCACGCCATCCGCGCCTTCCACCCAAGCCCGCTGCAGCGCAGAAATCGAATTTTCCGGTGCCGCGACCGAAGCTCCACGGTGGGCAATGATCCTAGGAATATCATTCATGCCCCCTAACGATGAGTCACAATCCAAAAAACTCGATCAAATTCTCCCGATCACTGCCCACAAATCCACGTCCCGTAAAAATGATTCTGCCTAAAAGCACCCTCAAAGCGTCAGCTAAAGCCCGAAGCACAACCTAGCAACCGCACTTTCAGTCATAAAAATTCACGTTCATTCACGTAAATTAACGGTTCAAAAACGTCAGCGCCCCCCCATTACGCCCCCACAGCACAGCCGTCACACAGGAAGCAACAAAGGTACTTTTCGTATTGTTCCCTGCGCCTTCGCTCGCCAACGTAGCTGGTTTTAGACTTTTCTGACTTTCCAGCTATGCAACCAATCATTCTCCAAGGCCGTCAGGCATTCTCCGATTTCCGTCTCACCGCGCTTAAAAACGCGCTCAACGATGCCATCGCCGCACACGACATCGCCGCCATCGACGCGGTCGAAGTCTACTTCATCGAGTCAGCCCATCCGCTCGACGACCAGACCACCGAGCGTGCCTTCGCCCTGCTCGCAGCCGAACAGCACTTCGCCCGCGCCAACGAAGGCGGCTTCTTCGTCACCCCACGCAAAGGCACCATCTCTCCCTGGTCCTCCAAGGCGACCGACATTTTCCATAACTGCGGCCTCGACGCCATTGCCCGCGTCGAGCGCGGCATCCACTTCATCCTCACCACCGAGGACGGCCTGGTGCTGAGCATGCAAGACCTCGGCTTGGCGCTGCTCGCCCTGCACGACCGTATGACCGAAGCGGTCTACGACGACGTATCCGACTTTTTCAGCCACTTCGAGCCCGCCCCCTTCCGCACCGTACCTCTCATGGCCGAGGGCCCCGACGCTTTCTACAAGGCCAACATCGACTGGGGCCTCGCCATGTCGCCCGACGAAATCGACTACTTGGTCAAGGCCTACCAAAAGATGGAGCGCGACCCCACCGATGCCGAACTGGTCATGTTCTCGCAGGTCAATTCCGAGCACTGCCGCCACAAGATTTTCAATGCCGACTGGATCGTCGACGGCGAGAAGAGCGAACTGTCGCTCTTCAGCATGATCCGCAACACCCACAAGCTCAACCCCGAAGGCACGCTCTCCGCCTACGCGGACAACTGTGGCGTCATCCCCGGCGCCCCCGCCGATTGGTGGGAAGTCAACCAACAGGACGGCAGCTTCGCCTACCAAAAGACTCCCAGCCAGCTGGACATTCTTTGCAAAGTCGAAACCCACAATCACCCCACCGCCATCTCACCTTTCCCGGGTGCCGCGACCGGCGTGGGCGGTGAAATCCGTGACGAAGGTGCCACCGGTATCGGCGGCCGCCCCAAGGCAGGCATCTCTGCCTTCATGGTCTCCAATCTGGAAGTGCCCGGCTACAAGCAGCCTTGGGAAAAGCACATCGCCGAGCACCCGAGCCGCATGGCCTCGCCCATGGACATCATGCTCGAAGGCCCGATCGGTGGCGCTGCCTTTGGCAATGAGTTTGGCCGTCCACAACTCTGCGGCATGTTCCGCACCCTCCAGCTGGAGCACAACGGCCAACACCGCGGTTACCACAAGCCCATCATGGTCGCTGGCGGCATGGGCAACATGAAGCGTGAGCACGTCGATAAAAAGCCGATCCCTCCCACAGCTCTCATTCTACAACTCGGCGGCCCGGCCATGAAGATCGGTCTCGGCGGCGGCGCTGCCTCCTCCATCGGCGCCGGCTCCCAATCCGAAGCCCTCGACTTTGACTCCGTCCAGCGCGGCAACCCGGAAATGGAACGCCGCTGCCAACAAGTAATCGACGGCTGCATCGCCCTCGGCGCGGACAATCCCATGCTTTCCATTCACGACATCGGCGCCGGCGGACTTTCCAACGGCCTGCCCGAGCTGGTCGAAGCCACTGGTGGACGCTTCCACCTGCGCAACATTCACAACGAAGACTCCTCCATGTCGCCCATGGAGATCTGGTGCAACGAATCCCAAGAGCGCTACGTCATGGCCGTCATGCCCGACCGCATCGAAGCCTTCAAGGCACTCTGCGAGCGCGAGCGCTGCCCCGTCGCCATCGTCGGTGAAGCCACCAACGACGGACAACTGGTGCTGGAAGACTCCCACTTTGAAAACAACCCGATCGACATGGACATGAGCGTCCTGCTCGGCAAAACACCCAAGATGCTCAAAGACGTCACTCGTCTGGTCGAAGACCACGCCGAGCTCGACGTATCCGAAATTCAATTACCCGAAGCCATCGACCGCGTGCTGCGCTTCCCTGCCGTCGCCAATAAGAGCTTCCTCATCACCATCGCCGACCGCAGCATCACTGGCATGGTCGCCCGCGATCAAATGGTCGGCCCCTGGCAAACCCCCGTCGCCGACGTCGCCGTCACCGCCACCAGCATGGACAGCACCACCGGCGAAGCCATGGCCATGGGCGAACGCACACCCATTGCCATCCTCAACGCCGCCGCATCCGGCCGCATTGCCATCGGCGAGTGCTTGACCAACATCGCCTCCGCCTACGTCGGCAAGATCGGCAACATCAAACTCTCCGCCAACTGGATGGTCGCCGCCGGCGAGCCCGGCGAAGACGCCAACCTGTACGACACCGTCAAAACCGTCGGCATGGAAATCTGCCCCGCCCTCGGCATCTGCATCCCCGTCGGCAAAGACTCCATGTCCATGCGCACCAGCTGGAAAGACAGCTCCGGCCAAGACCACAAACAAGTCTCCCCGCTCAGCCTCATGGTCTCCGGATTTTCCAGCGTCGAGGACGTGCGCAAGACCGCCACCCCCGACCTCAAGTCCAATGACAGCGCCCTGCTGCTAATCGATCTCGGTGCCGGCAAAAACCGCCTAGGCGGCAGCACCCTCGCCCAAGTTTACAATCAAATCGGCAACAGCTGCCCCGACCTCGACGATCCTGAAAAATTCGTCGGCTTCTTCAATGCCATCCAAGAATTGCTCAAAGAAGGCCTCATCATCTCCTATCACGACCGCGGCGACGGCGGCTTATTGGCGACCCTAGCCGAAATGGCCATCGCCGGCCGCAAAGGCATAAACGTCATCCTCGACAAGCTCGTGGAAGCTCAGTGGGAAGTAGAAAGTGGAAAGTGGGAAGACTCAAAGGAACTCTTCACTCCCCACTCCATACTCTCCACTCTCTTCGCAGAAGAGTTAGGTGCCGTCATCGAGCTAGACAAATCCAAGCTCGCCGCCGTCATGACCATCCTCGCCAAGCACGGCGTCAGCGACATAACGCACCTAATCGGCAACACCAGCGCCGAGCCAACGCTCAACATCAGCCTCGAAGGCCAAGAAATCTACAGCGAAACCATCACCACGCTCAACCGCGCCTGGTCCGAGTTAAGCTTCCGCATGCAAGCCCAGCGCGACAACCCCGCCTGCGCATTGGAAGAGTATAATAGCTTGTTAGATGAAGATAACGCAGGAATCCTGATCCGGCCCACCTTCGACCCCGACGCCGAAAACGTAGGGGCGCGACTTGTCACGCCCGCATCAGAGTCAGCCGCGCCAGAGTCGACTTTCATCCCAGATCCCGCATCCGCCATCATTAATCACTCATCCGCCATCTCTAAAAATCGACCTAAGGTCGCCATTTTCAGAGAACAAGGCATCAACGGCCAAAACGAAATGGCCTTCGCCTTCGACCGCGCTGGTTTCCAGAGCATCGATGTCCACATGACCGATCTGCTCAGCGGCAAGGTCGACCTCAAAGACTTCGCCGGCCTCGTCGCCTGCGGCGGCTTCTCTTACGGCGACGTCCTAGGCGCCGGTTCCGGCTGGGCCAAGAGCGTTCTCTACAACCAAAAGTTGAAAGACATGTTCCAAGCCTTCTTCGAGCGCGAAAACACCTTCACGCTCGGCGTGTGTAATGGTTGCCAAATGATCTCCCAACTCAAGGAAATCATCCCCGGCGCCGAGCACTGGCCACAATTCAAGCGCAACCGCTCCGAGCAATTCGAAGCCCGCTACAGCAACGTCGAGATCATGGAGAGCCCCAGCATCTTCTTCAAAGACATGGCAGGCAGCCTGCTACCGATCCCCGTCGCCCACGGCGAAGGCCGCGCCGATTTCTCCGCCACCGGCGACTTCGAGCAGTGCCTCACAGGCGACCTCATCAGCATGCGCTACATCGACGGCCAAGGCGAACCCACCGAGCAGTATCCCGCCAACCCCAACGGCAGCCCGGCAGGCACCACCGCCTTCACCACCACCGACGGCCGCGCCACCATCATGATGCCACACCCCGAGCGCTGCTTCCGCAGCGTTCAGATGAGCTACCGCCCAGCCGATCAATTCACCGGCGAAGCCGGCCCTTGGCTCAAGATGTTTCAAAACGCGCGCCGCTTCGCAGCGGAAGTTTGATCGGTCGGATCCGTCCGATCAGACCGATCCCCAACCATCCGACCGATCCGACCAATCCGACCGATCCTCCCCCCAAACAACACCCCCAAAACCAAAAAACCAAAATGCCCGACGCCCCCGCAGACCGCCAGCCAGCGAAACGCCGCTTGCGGCCCAGCGGGGGCTATCGGAAACTGCGTAGCTTTCAAACCACCACGCTCATCTACGACGGCACCGTCAGCTTTTGCCGGCGCTTCGTGAGCGGCTACAGTCGCACCCAAGACCAAATGATCCAGGCCGCCCGCAGCGGACGGCAAAACATCGCCGAAGGCAACCGCGCCGGTGCGGTCAGCACCAAGTCCGAGCTAAAACTCACCAATGTCGCCCGCGCCAGTCTCGAAGAGCTGCTGCTCGATTTCGAAGACTACCTACGCCAAAACGACCTGCCCCTCTGGGATCCCAACGGCAGCCAGGCCAAGCAAGTACGTGAGCTCGGCAGTCAAAT
The nucleotide sequence above comes from Coraliomargarita algicola. Encoded proteins:
- a CDS encoding glycerophosphodiester phosphodiesterase family protein, translated to MNDIPRIIAHRGASVAAPENSISALQRAWVEGADGVECDVRLTADCQVVCIHDADTERVAERNLSVEAHTYEELAQLDVGLKKLANFKGERIPLLSEWLANVHAGKKVLIELKTGAEILVPLFEVLDAASVALKQIVLITFDLEMVRALKAQRPGLGVYWLIDVKSNWLGRSKLKLADVLDTVVDTNVDGIGLRCHSGINREMVKAILEADIDLNIWTVDDPVDARRYASFGVTSITTNCPEVIRYALQK
- the purL gene encoding phosphoribosylformylglycinamidine synthase; this encodes MQPIILQGRQAFSDFRLTALKNALNDAIAAHDIAAIDAVEVYFIESAHPLDDQTTERAFALLAAEQHFARANEGGFFVTPRKGTISPWSSKATDIFHNCGLDAIARVERGIHFILTTEDGLVLSMQDLGLALLALHDRMTEAVYDDVSDFFSHFEPAPFRTVPLMAEGPDAFYKANIDWGLAMSPDEIDYLVKAYQKMERDPTDAELVMFSQVNSEHCRHKIFNADWIVDGEKSELSLFSMIRNTHKLNPEGTLSAYADNCGVIPGAPADWWEVNQQDGSFAYQKTPSQLDILCKVETHNHPTAISPFPGAATGVGGEIRDEGATGIGGRPKAGISAFMVSNLEVPGYKQPWEKHIAEHPSRMASPMDIMLEGPIGGAAFGNEFGRPQLCGMFRTLQLEHNGQHRGYHKPIMVAGGMGNMKREHVDKKPIPPTALILQLGGPAMKIGLGGGAASSIGAGSQSEALDFDSVQRGNPEMERRCQQVIDGCIALGADNPMLSIHDIGAGGLSNGLPELVEATGGRFHLRNIHNEDSSMSPMEIWCNESQERYVMAVMPDRIEAFKALCERERCPVAIVGEATNDGQLVLEDSHFENNPIDMDMSVLLGKTPKMLKDVTRLVEDHAELDVSEIQLPEAIDRVLRFPAVANKSFLITIADRSITGMVARDQMVGPWQTPVADVAVTATSMDSTTGEAMAMGERTPIAILNAAASGRIAIGECLTNIASAYVGKIGNIKLSANWMVAAGEPGEDANLYDTVKTVGMEICPALGICIPVGKDSMSMRTSWKDSSGQDHKQVSPLSLMVSGFSSVEDVRKTATPDLKSNDSALLLIDLGAGKNRLGGSTLAQVYNQIGNSCPDLDDPEKFVGFFNAIQELLKEGLIISYHDRGDGGLLATLAEMAIAGRKGINVILDKLVEAQWEVESGKWEDSKELFTPHSILSTLFAEELGAVIELDKSKLAAVMTILAKHGVSDITHLIGNTSAEPTLNISLEGQEIYSETITTLNRAWSELSFRMQAQRDNPACALEEYNSLLDEDNAGILIRPTFDPDAENVGARLVTPASESAAPESTFIPDPASAIINHSSAISKNRPKVAIFREQGINGQNEMAFAFDRAGFQSIDVHMTDLLSGKVDLKDFAGLVACGGFSYGDVLGAGSGWAKSVLYNQKLKDMFQAFFERENTFTLGVCNGCQMISQLKEIIPGAEHWPQFKRNRSEQFEARYSNVEIMESPSIFFKDMAGSLLPIPVAHGEGRADFSATGDFEQCLTGDLISMRYIDGQGEPTEQYPANPNGSPAGTTAFTTTDGRATIMMPHPERCFRSVQMSYRPADQFTGEAGPWLKMFQNARRFAAEV